One segment of Panicum virgatum strain AP13 chromosome 1K, P.virgatum_v5, whole genome shotgun sequence DNA contains the following:
- the LOC120650251 gene encoding protein NRT1/ PTR FAMILY 7.3-like — protein MDPTTVESKWVSPTTEDGSMDRRGNPAVKAATGRWRSAILLLANYGLVTCAFFGVGVNLVVFLRRVLHQDNAEAANNISKWTGTVYIFSLIGAFLSDSYWGRYVTCAIFQIIYVTGLVILSLASWFLLVKPSGCGGVDAHCDEPSAPGVALFYLSTYMIAFGNGGYQPSIATFGSDQFDETDPKEARSKVAFFSYFYLALNAGSLFSNTVLVYYEDSGHWVMGFWVSAAAAALALVLFLLGTPNYRHFKPSGNPLTRIAQVFVAASRKWHAEVPREDLLHEVEGEDPKVSGIRKILHSDKLRFLDRAATVTEEEYGAPEKMRDPWRLCTVTQVEEAKCILKMLPIWLCTIVYSVVFTQMASLFVEQGATMDTNIGSFHFPAASMSLFDILSVLAFIAIYRRVLVPVMARLSGNPQGLTELQRMGVGLVIGMAAMVVAGLVEVERLRRVAAPDQPSSLSVLWQVPQYALIGASEVFMYVGQLEFFNGQAPDGVKSLGSALCMASISLGNYVSIMLVSAVTSLTAGERRPGWIPGNLNSGHLDRFYFLLAALSLVDLAVYIACAAWYQGIKLDGAGGETRKAPAHV, from the exons CTAACTACGGGCTCGTGACGTGCGCCTTCTTCGGCGTCGGTGTGAACCTGGTGGTGTTCCTGCGGCGGGTGCTCCACCAGGACAACGCCGAGGCGGCCAACAACATCAGCAAGTGGACCGGCACCGTCTACATCTTCTCGCTCATCGGCGCCTTCCTCAGCGACTCCTACTGGGGCCGATACGTCACCTGCGCCATCTTCCAGATCATCTACGTGACG GGCCTGGTGATCCTGTCGCTTGCGTCATGGTTCTTGCTAGTGAAGCCttccggctgcggcggcgtcgaTGCGCACTGCGACGAGCCGTCGGCGCCCGGCGTGGCGCTCTTCTACCTGTCCACCTACATGATCGCGTTCGGCAACGGCGGGTACCAGCCTTCGATCGCCACGTTCGGGTCGGACCAGTTCGACGAGACGGACCCCAAGGAGGCGCGCTCCAAGGTCGCCTTCTTCAGCTACTTCTACCTGGCGCTCAACGCCGGGTCCCTCTTCTCCAACACGGTGCTGGTGTACTACGAGGACTCGGGCCACTGGGTCATGGGCTTCTGGGtctcggcggccgccgcggcgctggcgCTCGTGCTCTTCCTGCTCGGCACCCCCAACTACCGGCACTTCAAGCCGAGCGGCAACCCGCTGACGCGCATCGCTCAGGTGTTCGTCGCCGCGTCCCGCAAGTGGCACGCGGAGGTGCCCCGGGAAGACCTCCTCCACGAGGTGGAAGGCGAGGACCCCAAGGTCTCGGGCAtccgcaagatccttcacagcGACAAGCTCAGGTTCCTCGACAGGGCGGCGACGGTCACCGAGGAGGAGTACGGCGCGCCGGAGAAGATGAGGGACCCGTGGCGGCTCTGCACGGTGACGCAGGTGGAGGAGGCGAAGTGCATCCTGAAAATGCTGCCCATCTGGCTGTGCACGATCGTGTACTCGGTGGTGTTCACCCAGATGGCGTCCCTGTTCGTGGAGCAGGGCGCCACCATGGACACCAACATCGGGTCGTTCCACTTCCCCGCCGCGAGCATGTCGCTGTTCGACATCCTCAGCGTGCTGGCGTTCATCGCCATCTACCGCCGGGTGCTGGTCCCCGTGATGGCGCGGCTGTCGGGCAACCCGCAGGGCCTGACGGAGCTGCAGCGGATGGGCGTCGGGCTCGTGATCGGCAtggcggccatggtggtggcgggcctggtggaggtggagcggctgcggcgcgtggcggccccggaccagcCGAGCTCCCTGAGCGTGCTGTGGCAGGTGCCGCAGTACGCGCTGATCGGGGCGTCGGAGGTGTTCATGTACGTGGGGCAGCTGGAGTTCTTCAACGGGCAGGCGCCCGACGGCGTGAAGAGCTTGGGCAGCGCGCTGTGCATGGCGTCCATCTCGCTGGGGAACTACGTGAGCATCATGCTGGTGAGCGCGGTCACCAGCCTCACCGCCGGGGAGAGGCGGCCAGGGTGGATCCCGGGGAACCTCAACTCCGGCCACCTCGACAGGTTCTacttcctcctcgccgcgctctcGCTCGTGGACCTCGCCGTGTACATCGCCTGCGCGGCGTGGTACCAGGGAATCAagctcgacggcgccggcggcgagacgaGGAAGGCCCCCGCGCACGTTTAA
- the LOC120650240 gene encoding fatty acid desaturase DES2-like: protein MGAGGRMTEKEREKQELLGRAGGGAAMQRSPVDKPPFTLGQIKKAIPPHCFERSIIKSFSYVVHDLVIVAALLYFALAIIPALPSPLHLAAWPLYWVAQGCVCTGVWVIAHECGHHAFSDYSLLDDVVGLVLHSSLLVPYFSWKYSHRRHHSNTGSLERDEVFVPKKKEALPWYTPYVYNNPVGRLLHIVVQLTLGWPLYLTTNASGRPYPRFACHYDPYGPIYNDRERAQIFVSDAGVVAVAFGLYKLAAAFGLWWVVRVYAVPLLIVNAWLVLITYLQHTHPALPHYDSSEWDWLRGALATMDRDYGILNRVFHNITDTHVAHHLFSTMPHYHAMEATKAIKPILGEYYQFDPTPVAKATWREARECIYVEPEARKGVFWYNNKL, encoded by the coding sequence ATGGGTGCCGGCGGCAGGATGACGGAGAAGGAGCGggagaagcaggagctgctcggccgtgccggcggcggcgcggcaatgCAGCGCTCACCGGTGGACAAGCCACCGTTCACGCTGGGCCAGATCAAGAAGGCCATCCCGCCGCACTGTTTCGAGCGCTCCATCATCAAGTCCTTCTCCTACGTGGTGCACGACCTCGTCATCGTGGCGGCGCTGCTCTACTTCGCGCTGGCCATCATCCCGGCGCTCCCGAGCccgctccacctcgccgcctgGCCGCTCTACTGGGTCGCGCAGGGCTGCGTGTGCACCGGCGTGTGGGTCATCGCGCACGAGTGCGGCCACCATGCCTTCTCCGACTACTCGCTCCTGGACGACGTCGTCGGCCTGGTGCTGCACTCGTCGCTGCTGGTGCCCTACTTCTCGTGGAAGTACAGCCACCGGCGCCACCACTCCAACACCGGCTCCCTGGAGCGCGACGAGGTGTTCGTCCCCAAGAAGAAGGAGGCGCTGCCGTGGTACACCCCGTACGTGTACAACAACCCCGTCGGCCGGCTGCTGCACATCGTCGTGCAGCTCACCCTGGGGTGGCCGCTGTACCTGACCACCAACGCGTCGGGGCGCCCGTACCCGCGCTTCGCCTGCCACTACGACCCCTACGGCCCGATCTACAACGACCGGGAGCGCGCCCAGATCTTCGTCTCGGACGCCGGCGTCGTGGCCGTCGCGTTCGGGCTGTACAAGCTGGCAGCGGCGTTCGGGCTCTGGTGGGTGGTGCGCGTCTACGCCGTGCCGCTGCTGATCGTGAACGCCTGGCTGGTGCTCATCACCTACCTGCAGCACACCCACCCGGCGCTGCCCCACTACGACTCGAGCGAGTGGGACTGGCTGCGCGGGGCGCTGGCCACCATGGACCGCGACTACGGCATCCTCAACCGCGTGTTCCACAACATCACGGACACGCACGTCGCGCACCACCTCTTCTCCACCATGCCGCACTACCACGCCATGGAGGCCACCAAGGCGATCAAGCCCATCCTCGGCGAGTACTACCAGTTCGACCCCACGCCCGTAGCCAAGGCCACCTGGCGCGAGGCCAGGGAGTGCATCTACGTCGAGCCCGAGGCCCGCAAGGGCGTCTTCTGGTACAACAACAAGCTCTAG